The following proteins come from a genomic window of Corallococcus sp. NCRR:
- a CDS encoding TetR/AcrR family transcriptional regulator, translated as MTQRRQDPPEVTREQLFQAAADLILKQGIQAVTLDAIAARAGVLKEDLLQHFQTKPILLDALFEDATQRFAGAVAAEMAKDPDANGRGTRAYLRVTVAAPADDEEVHVMRSLIGLMLFDPEVRELWSSIWDDAREEQLSLQERESPELTLCRLAIDGLWMSDMLEHRAVSSQMRAAVIRRIEEMTRK; from the coding sequence ATGACGCAGCGGAGGCAGGACCCGCCTGAAGTGACGCGTGAGCAGCTTTTCCAGGCGGCCGCGGACCTCATCCTGAAGCAGGGGATCCAGGCCGTCACGCTCGACGCCATCGCCGCGCGAGCAGGCGTGTTGAAGGAGGACCTCCTCCAGCATTTCCAGACCAAGCCCATCCTGCTCGATGCGCTGTTCGAGGACGCGACCCAGCGCTTCGCCGGGGCCGTCGCCGCCGAGATGGCGAAGGACCCGGACGCCAACGGCCGGGGAACCCGCGCGTATCTCCGGGTGACGGTCGCCGCTCCCGCGGATGACGAGGAGGTCCACGTCATGCGCTCGCTCATCGGGCTCATGCTCTTCGACCCGGAGGTCCGGGAGCTCTGGAGCTCCATCTGGGACGATGCGCGGGAGGAGCAGCTCAGCCTCCAGGAGCGCGAGTCGCCGGAGCTCACGCTCTGCCGTCTGGCGATCGACGGGTTGTGGATGTCGGACATGCTGGAGCACCGCGCCGTCTCCAGCCAGATGCGCGCGGCGGTCATCCGGCGAATCGAGGAGATGACCCGCAAGTAG